The sequence below is a genomic window from Barrientosiimonas humi.
ACGCAGGAGGGTGACGAGCCGCCGACCAGCGACGTGCACCCCGCGATCCGCTCCGTCGCCTACGCCGTGAGCGCGGTGCTGGCGGTCGTGCTCGCGCTCGGCACGGTGGTCACCGGCAGCGGCCCGCACTCCGGCGACGCCGACACCCCACGCTTCGGGTTCGACCCGCGCAGCGTGTCCTGGCTGCACGCCGACGCGGTGATGCTGTTCGTCGGCCTGGTCGTCGCGGTGCTCGTGGCGACGCATGCCACCGGGGCCAGCGAGCGAGTACGCCGGGCCTGGCTGGTGGTCCTCGGCCTCACCCTGTTCCAGGGCGGGCTCGGCTACCTGCAGTACTTCACCGGCATCCCGTGGCTGCTCGTGCTGGTGCACATGCTCGCCGCGTCGCTGCTGGTCGTCGCGGTCACCTGGGCGGTCCTCACGCTGCGCAGCCGGGACCTCGTCACGGCCTGACCCGGCCGGCCCCGCACCCGGGCGGCGCTCGCCGCAGATCGTGCGTTGACGTACGGGATGCCGAGCCCGCCCGCGGAATCCTGGGCCTCGCCCGCTCAGATCGTGCGTTGACGCACGAAATGCCGAGCCCGCCCGCGGAATCCCGGGCCTCCCCCGCTCAGATCGTGCGTTGACGTACGAAGTGTGGCCGTGAGTTTGGACCGTGCCGGAGCCGCGCGGGGCTGGGTCAGCCGAGCGGCAGGTGCCACAGCGGGTCGATCGCGACCCCGAGGAAGACCAGCGTCAGGTAGCTGATCGAGAAGTGGAACAGGCGCATGGGGCGCATGCCCGCGCCCTCGGGGTGCCCGGCGGCGCGCTGCAGCCGGTGCGACTCGAGCAGGAAGACGCCGCCGCTCACGACCGCGACGACGGTGTAGACCCAGCCCATCCCGCCGACCGGGATCAGGGCGAGCGAGGTGAGCACGGTGGCCCAGGCGTACAGCACGACCTGGCGGGCGACCTGCTGCCGCTCGGCGACGACGGGCAGCATCGGGACGCCGGCGGCGGCGTAGTCGTCGCGGAAGCGCATCGACAGCGGCCAGTAGTGCGGCGGGGTCCAGAAGAAGACCACGAGGAACAGCACGACCGCCGCCCAGCTGAGCGAGTTCGTGACCGCGGACCAGCCGATCAGCACCGGCATGCAGCCGGCGACCCCGCCCCAGACGATGTTCTGGGACGTGCGGCGCTTGAGCAGCATCGTGTAGAAGCCGACGTACAGCGCGATGGCACCGAGCGAGAGCATCGCCGAGAGCCAGTTGACCAGCAGCCCGAGCCACAGCACCGACGCGACGCCGAGCACCAGCCCGAAGGTCAGCGCGGCCCGGGGGGTGATCGCGCCGGTGACCAGCGGTCGCCCCTCGGTGCGGTGCATGAGCCGGTCGATGTCGCGGTCGAGGTAGCAGTTGAGCGTGTTGGCCGACCCGGCCGACAGGCTGCCGCCGATGAGCGTGGCGAGGATCAGCCACAGGCTCGGCACCCCGCGCTCGGCGAGGAACATCACCGGGAAGGTGGTGACGAGCAGCAGCTCGATGATGCGGGGCTTGGTGAGCGAGACGTAGTCGGCAACCACCTGGCGCGCACTGCGCTGCGGGGCTCCCGGCGACGCGTGCGACGTCCCCGCGGCAGGGATCGGGCGCGGCTCGGTGGCGGTCACGGCATCCTTCGTCACGGCTCGTGTGTGGTGGGACACCCCCGGGAACACCGTCCGGTGGTCGGGTGGTTGTCCCAGTCTAGCCGGGGGCGAACGCCATTCAGCCGCCCCCGGTCCCGGGCCTCGTGCGGCGTGGACCCACGCGACTAGGCTCGGGACCGAATCAATGGCCGACCCTTGAAGGAGCCAGCACTCGTGACCAACGACCAGTCTTCCGCCGGCCGCCGCGACAGCAGCCTCGCCGACCCCATCGTGTCTCGCACCGGTTGGACCGACCTGGACGTCCGCGCGGTCGACACCGTCCGCGTCCTCGCCGCCGACGCCGTGCAGAAGGCCGGCAACGGCCACCCGGGCACCGCGATGAGCCTGGCGCCGTTGGCGTACCTGCTCTACCACAACGTGATGGAGTACGACCCGAACGACCTGGAGTGGTTCGGTCGCGACCGGTTCGTGCTCTCGGCGGGGCACAGCAGCCTGACGCAGTACATCCAGCTCTACCTGTCCGGCATGGACATGGAGCTGTCCGACCTGCAGGCGCTGCGCACGTTCAAGTCCAAGACACCGGGTCACCCCGAGGTCCACCACACCGCGGGCATCGACATCACCACCGGGCCGCTCGGCTCGGGCCTGGCCTCCGCGGTCGGCATGGCCATGGCGCAGCGTCGCCAGCGCGGCATGCTCGACCCCGACGCCGCGCCCGGCGAGAGCCCGTTCGACCACCACGTCTACGTCATCGCCTCCGACGGCGACATCATGGAGGGCGTCTCCTCCGAGGCCAGCTCGCTCGCCGGCCACCAGGAGCTCGGCAACCTCACGCTGATCTACGACGAGAACTACATCTCGATCGAGGACGACACCGACGTGTCGTTCAGCGAGGACGTCGCCAAGCGGTACGAGGCCTACGGCTGGGACGTGCGGATCGTCGACTGGCGCGCCTCCGCCGACGAGAACGGCGGCGGCTACGTCGAGGACGTCGACGCGCTGCTGCAGGCGATCGAGGAGGGCAACAAGGTCCTCGACAAGCCGAGCCTGATCGTGCTGCGCACGATCATCGCCTGGCCCGCCCCCAACAAGATGGACACCGGGAAGGCGCACGGCTCGGCCCTCGGCGACGAGGAGGTCGCCGCGACCAAGAAGATCCTCGGTTTCGACACCGACAAGACCTTCGAGGTAAGCCAGGAGGTCATCGACCACACCCGCTCCACCCGCGGCGAGCGCGGCAAGAAGGTGCACGCCGAGTGGCAGCGCAAGTACGACGCGTGGCGCCAGGCCAACCCCGAGGGCGCCAAGCTGCTCGACCGGCTGCTCGCCCGCGAGCTGCCCGAGGGCTTCGCCGAGGCCTTCCCGACCTTCCCGGCCGACGAGAAGGGCATCGCCACCCGCGCGGCGTCCGGCAAGGTGCTCACCGCCCTCGCCCCGGTCATGCCCGAGCTGTGGGGCGGCTCCGCGGACCTCGCCGAGTCGAACAACACCACCATGGAGGGCGAGCCCAGCTTCGTCCCCAAGGACAAGCAGACCGACATGTGGCAGGGCGGGCCGTACGGCCGCACGCTGCACTTCGGCATCCGCGAGAACGCCATGGGCATGGCGATGAACGGCATCGCGCTGGAGGGCCTCACCAAGGTCTACGGCGGCACCTTCCTGGTGTTCTCCGACTACATGCGCCCGGCCGTGCGCCTCGCCGCGCTGCAGGAGCTGCCGGTCACCTACGTCTGGACCCACGACTCGATCGGCCTGGGCGAGGACGGCCCCACCCACCAGCCGATCGAGCACCTGGCCGCGCTGCGCGCGATCCCGGGCCTGGACGTCGTACGTCCGGCCGACGCCAACGAGACGGCGGTCGCCTGGAAGACGATCCTGCAGTCGGTCGACCACCCGGCGGCGCTCGCGCTGACCCGCCAGGCGGTGCCGACGCTGGACCGCGACGAGTACGCCTCGGCCGACGGCGTCGCGAAGGGCGCCTACGTCCTCGCCGACGCCGAGGGCGAGACCCCCGACGTGATCCTGGTCGCCACCGGGTCCGAGGTGCAGCTCGCCGTCGAGGCGCGGAAGTTGTTGAAGGCCAAGGGCGTTGACGCTCGTGTGGTGTCCATGCCGTGCCGTGAGTGGTTCGTCATGCAGCCCGACGACTACCAGGAGTCCGTGCTGCCGAAGGCCGTGCGCGCTCGGGTCAGCGTCGAGGCGGCGACCGACTTCGGCTGGAGCGACATCATCGGTGACGCCGGCCGCAGCGTCGCGATCGACCACTTCGGCGCCAGCGCCGATGCGGCCACCCTGTTCCAGGAGTTCGGCTTCACCCCCGAGGCGGTCGTGTCGGCCGCCGAGGAGTCCATCGCAGCAGCAGGAGGGAACTGAACATGGCCACGACCAACCCCCGCATCAAGGCGCTCTCCGACGTCGGGGTCTCCATCTGGCTCGACGACCTG
It includes:
- a CDS encoding COX15/CtaA family protein gives rise to the protein MPDSPANPWLRRLLIVNLVAEVGIVVTGGLVRLTGSGLGCPTWPRCTADSFVPVAGQEEGFRKFIEFGNRTLTGVVSIAALLVIVAIWKLAPERAALKRLAFLPLIGVGLQAVVGGITVLTGLSPTTVALHFLASMVLIWLSTYLLYRVTQEGDEPPTSDVHPAIRSVAYAVSAVLAVVLALGTVVTGSGPHSGDADTPRFGFDPRSVSWLHADAVMLFVGLVVAVLVATHATGASERVRRAWLVVLGLTLFQGGLGYLQYFTGIPWLLVLVHMLAASLLVVAVTWAVLTLRSRDLVTA
- a CDS encoding heme o synthase; the protein is MTATEPRPIPAAGTSHASPGAPQRSARQVVADYVSLTKPRIIELLLVTTFPVMFLAERGVPSLWLILATLIGGSLSAGSANTLNCYLDRDIDRLMHRTEGRPLVTGAITPRAALTFGLVLGVASVLWLGLLVNWLSAMLSLGAIALYVGFYTMLLKRRTSQNIVWGGVAGCMPVLIGWSAVTNSLSWAAVVLFLVVFFWTPPHYWPLSMRFRDDYAAAGVPMLPVVAERQQVARQVVLYAWATVLTSLALIPVGGMGWVYTVVAVVSGGVFLLESHRLQRAAGHPEGAGMRPMRLFHFSISYLTLVFLGVAIDPLWHLPLG
- the tkt gene encoding transketolase, producing the protein MTNDQSSAGRRDSSLADPIVSRTGWTDLDVRAVDTVRVLAADAVQKAGNGHPGTAMSLAPLAYLLYHNVMEYDPNDLEWFGRDRFVLSAGHSSLTQYIQLYLSGMDMELSDLQALRTFKSKTPGHPEVHHTAGIDITTGPLGSGLASAVGMAMAQRRQRGMLDPDAAPGESPFDHHVYVIASDGDIMEGVSSEASSLAGHQELGNLTLIYDENYISIEDDTDVSFSEDVAKRYEAYGWDVRIVDWRASADENGGGYVEDVDALLQAIEEGNKVLDKPSLIVLRTIIAWPAPNKMDTGKAHGSALGDEEVAATKKILGFDTDKTFEVSQEVIDHTRSTRGERGKKVHAEWQRKYDAWRQANPEGAKLLDRLLARELPEGFAEAFPTFPADEKGIATRAASGKVLTALAPVMPELWGGSADLAESNNTTMEGEPSFVPKDKQTDMWQGGPYGRTLHFGIRENAMGMAMNGIALEGLTKVYGGTFLVFSDYMRPAVRLAALQELPVTYVWTHDSIGLGEDGPTHQPIEHLAALRAIPGLDVVRPADANETAVAWKTILQSVDHPAALALTRQAVPTLDRDEYASADGVAKGAYVLADAEGETPDVILVATGSEVQLAVEARKLLKAKGVDARVVSMPCREWFVMQPDDYQESVLPKAVRARVSVEAATDFGWSDIIGDAGRSVAIDHFGASADAATLFQEFGFTPEAVVSAAEESIAAAGGN